The region GGTCCCAGGATCATTGGAGCTGATACCCACCATGGCGACACCCTTTGGGACATACTCTTTCCCGATCCGGGCGATCTCCGCTTGGACATGGATCACATAGGGACAATGTTTACAAAGGAAGATGACCAGCAGGAAAGGCGAATCCTTGAAGCTTTCGAAGGTCAGCCAACCGGATGTA is a window of bacterium DNA encoding:
- a CDS encoding redoxin domain-containing protein, with translation MAQTASTMLPLGTSLPAFKVQDVRTSGWLTFESFKDSPFLLVIFLCKHCPYVIHVQAEIARIGKEYVPKGVAMVGISSNDPGT